The genomic interval AGCAGAAAGCTTATGTGACCGAATTGCATTGATTAATAATGGTACGCTTATCGCTCTAGATACACCAGATAATTTAAAGTATCAACATTCAGATCATACAATTACAGTGGAAATGAATAATTTAGAGAAGAAAAGAGTTCATAAAGAAGACGTCGTAAAGATTACAGACTTACTAAATTCGAAACAAGTGAAACGTATTTATACGAACGAACCGACATTAGGAGAAGTATTTATAAAAGTAACTGGAAAGGAGCTTGTTTAAGATGAAGATGAATAGAGTGATGGCAATTGCAGAGAAAGATTTCAAAGAATTTATGAGAAATATGATGTTACTTACAATGCCGATATTACCAGTTGCAATGGCATTTCTATTTACAGCTACTCCATTACCTGAAAGTGAAAAAATGGATATGGTACTTTCAGTCCTTGCGATGAGTTTTGTTGCAGTATTAACAGGGTCATTAATGACGATGATTGCTGAAGAAAAAGAGAAACACACATTGAGAGGTTTAATAAACTCTCCCGCATCAATGATGGAAGTATTTTTTGGAAAGAGTCTTGTAGTAACAATTATATTATTAGTGACAATTTCAGTAGTGTTGTTTATATTTAAAATTAATATATTTGCGAATATATGGATGGTTGTTGGATTTATATTATTATATATATTCTATTTATTGCTCGGGTCACTAATTGGTTTGCACGTAAAATCAGTATCTGAAACAAGCCTATATTTCGTCCCTGTTCTATTTATCTTTGGAATGAATACAACAATCGCTAATATTGGCATTAAGAAAGATAACATCCTTATTAAATTAAATGAATACATGCCGATGATGCAATATTCCAAGTTAGAGCAATCGGGAGATATTATCCATCTTATTATTATTGCTGTATGGTTAATAGTAACTTTTATATGTACTTATCTGCTGTACAGAAAAAGTTCAATTGATTAAGAAACAATACTTATAAGATGCATCCAGAGAAGAAGAAATCAATAATTGATAATAGAAATATTATATTGAAGAACAGCCATTACTTGGTTGAACTTCTTTTTTTAATAATTCTTCAGAGCAGTTGATGGTATTTGATAATAAATAGTCGAAAACAGAAATATTTCCCCTGAAATAATTTTATGTATGACCTAGATATCAAAACTAATTGCTTAGTAATAAATAACTACTCAAATAAAAGAGCAGGATGAGTGCAAAATTATTTTGCATCTATCCTGCTTTAATATATTGATTAAACAATTACTCTGACCGTTACTATTTTAAATCTAATGATTCATTAATTGAACTGTCTTTGTTACTTCCTTTATCATTAGAGACTAATGATTTAATACCTTCAATAACAGTTTTAACTGATTCATCTGTTGCCCAATACTCTGCTGATTTAGGAACGACTTTAATTAGAACAACATTCGGATCTTCCAGTTTTATCTTTAAGAATGCTTCAATCCCTTTATTCCAGTACTGTTTGATTTTTTCGTTGTCGTTAATGATAAAGGCATTACCGGCAATAGATACATAACCTTTCTTAGCAAATGATAAGTTAACTCGATTATCTTTTTCGATTTCTTCAGTTTTTTCAGTGCGTGTTGACATAAACCAAATATCACCGCTGTCATCTACATCCTGATAACTCATAGGTCGTGAAACGAGTTTATTATCTTGAATTGTTGTCATCATTGCAATATCATTTTTCTCTAATAGTTCAAATAATTTATCATAGCTTTCCTTTTGATTCATATTATCGCCTCCATATTCTTTATATATTATAATTACCCTACATATTAATGATTTATGCATAGGAAGAGGTTAAATATGGAAAAATAATTTGTAACGATTGATGACATTGTTGAGATGGGAGTACCTTATCCAACATTTTCAATGTGGATGACAAATGGTTTAATTAAAGTTGCATATCAATCTAAGACAGAACGTTATTTCTGGAGATCAGAGGTTGAGACGTTAAAAAGTAAGTATAAATACTAAATATTCAGAATAATCTATAAATAGCTATTGCCATACGATAATAGTGAATATATAATTAAGAAGTGTATTGATTCACTATTTTGATGTAAGGGGATGAGTGTATGGAAGGGATAGTTAGTTTTTTAAATGAAATTGTCTGGAGTAAACCATTAGTATATGGATTATTAATAACAGGAATATCGTTTTCTTTATTAATGAAATTTTTCCAAGTAAGACATCTCAAAGAAATGATCAGATTAATGTTTCAAGGGGAAAAATCACCTACAGGTATCTCAAGTTTCCAGGCGATTGCGTTATCGCTTGCAGGTCGCGTAGGAACTGGTAACATTGTCGGAGTATCAACAGCGGTATATATCGGTGGTCCAGGTGCTGTATTCTGGATGTGGATGACCGCATTTTTAGGTGCGAGTTCAGCGTTTATTGAGTCTACGCTAGCGCAAATTTATAAACGTGAAATTAATGGGGAGTATCGCGGTGGACCAGCTTACTATATAGAATCAGGTATGAAAGGTGGATTTGCAAAAGGGTACGCTGCATTGTTTGCGGTACTTGCAATTATTTCTACAGCGTTACTTTTACCGGGTATTCAGTCGAATGCGATTGCGAGTTCAATGAAGAACGCATTTGGTGTTGAAGGATGGATTATCGGGGTAGTGCTTGCGATTGTTTTAGCTTTAATCATATTTGGTGGGGTACGCTGGATCGCTTCAGTAGCAACAGCAGTAGTACCATTTATGGCGATATTATATATTTTACTCGCAGTAGTGATTATCGTAATTAATTTTGATAAAGTACCTGGATTAATTGCATTGATTATTAAATCAGCATTTAATATGGAATCGGCATTTGGTGGAATTCTAGGTGCGATGATTGAAATCGGAGTAAAACGTGGTCTTTATTCAAATGAAGCAGGACAAGGTACAGGTCCGCATCCTGCAGCAGCTGCAGAAGTTTCACATCCTGCTAAACAAGGATTAGTTCAGTCATTCTCTGTATATGTCGATACATTGTTTGTTTGTACAGCAACAGCGTTAATTATTTTATTATCAGGAACGTTCAATACGACAGATGGTACGATGAAAGGCGATATGCCAAACTTAATTAAAGATGGTGGTATATACGCAGTTAATGCAGATGGCGTGAAAGACTACTCAGGAACTGCAATGTATGTTCAGGCGGGTATTGATAAAGCATTCCATGGAAGTGGCTATCAGTTTGATCCGGCATATTCAGGCATTGGTTCATATTTCGTAGCAATTGCATTATTCTTCTTTGCGTTTACGACGATATTAGCATATGCATATATCGCAGAAACAAATGTATCTTATTTAACGAAGAATAGTAGCGTGTCTTTGAATAAGTTTTTAATAAACGTTGCACGTTTAATTATTGTTGGCGCTACATTCTATGGTGCTATAAAAACAGCGGATGTTGCGTGGGCAATGGGTGACTTAGGTGTAGGATTGATGGCATGGTGTAATATTATCGCAATATGGATTCTGCACAAACCTGCATTACGTGCGCTTAAGGATTTTGAGAGACAGAAGAAAGAGAAAGGGTCAGGGAAATATGCGATATATCAACCAGATCCAAACGAACTACCGAATGCAAAATTCTGGTTAGAAGATTATCCAAAGCGTTTACGAGAAGAGAATATAGAAGGTTAGTCATTAAAGAGGGCAATGTAGCCCTCTTTTTTATTTTGGATAAATATAAATAAAATTGCATCATTAATTAATTAAATATTGACAATATTCTGACAAATAAATAAAATGAAATAGGGTGAACAATTTACACAAATAGATACAAAGGGGATGGAATGATGAAACAATATGATTACAATGCGATTGCAAATGATGAAAAGTTCAAGCAATTACAGAAATCGAGAAAGTCATTTATTTTTCCGATTTCACTGTTTTTTATTGTAGCAACTGTGCTCTTTCCGATTCTAACTGGGTATACGACAATATTAAACAATGAGGCATTCTGGAATATTTCATGGGCGTGGGTATATGCATTCTTATTGTTCGTGATGGTTTGGACTTTAGTAACAATATATATGAAAAAAGCAAAGCAATTCGATTTAGAATCTGAACGTATCATACAAGAATATCGTCAGGAGGATGAATAAATGAATGCTACTGTAATTATTATGTTTTTAGTTTTTGTAAGTTTAACGTTACTCATTACATATTTTGCGTCTAAGAGAACAAATTCTGCAGAAGACTTTTATACAGCAGGCGGAGGCCTTACAGGGTGGCAGAATGGTCTAGCGATTGCTGGTGATTATTTATCTGCTGCGAGTTTTTTAGGAATAGCAGGTGCGATTGCTTTATGGGGATTTGATGGATTCTTTTATAGTATCGGCTATTTAACGGCATATTTGATTGTACTGTATATTGTGGCAGAACCGTTAAGAAACTTAGGGAAGTACACATTAGCTGATATGATTGCTGCGCGTTTTGAACTGAAGAAAGTGCGTGCGACAGCAGCGGTTTCTTCGATTACGATTGTCATTTTTTATATGTTAGCACAGCTCGTTGGCGCAGGGGCACTCATTCAGTTATTATTTCATATCCCATATACATGGGCAGTAATCATTGTAGGGATTATGATGACGATTTATGTATTGTTTGGTGGAATGACGGCTACGAGCTGGGTGCAGATGGTCAAAGCTGTTCTTTTAATGATAGGTACAATTATTATTTCATTTTTAGTATTGAAACATTTTAATTTTAGTATCATAAATATGTTTGGTGCGATGAAGGAAATTAATGCACCAGAACTAAAAGGTGAGTATATTAATCCTGGGTCTCAAGGTAAATCGCCTTTAGATAATATTTCATTAATTGTCGCGTTATTATTTGGAACTGCAGGATTACCACATATATTGATGCGTTTCTTTACAGTAAGTGATGCGAAGACTGCTAGATCTTCAGTAATGTGGGCGACATGGATTATCGGCATTTTTTATATTCTTACGATCTTTTTAGGATTTGGAGCAGCAAGCTTGCTATCAAGAGCGGAAATCATTAATGCAAACCCGGCAGGTAATATGGCAGCGCCACTTCTTGCAGAAAAGTTAGGTGGGGACGTGCTGATGTCGTTCGTATGTGCTGTTGCATTTGCAACGATATTAGCGGTAGTAGCAGGACTTGTGCTATCTGGCGCTTCTGCATTTGCACATGATATTTACGGTGAGATTATTAAGAAGGGAAACATATCAGAACGTGAACAGATGAAAGCTGCTAAGATTGCATCACTCGCAGTGTCAGTTTTATCGATATTGCTTGCGTTATTCGCACAGAACATGAACGTTGCGTTCTTAGTGTCATTAGCATTTTGTGTTGCAGCAAGTGCGAACTTGCCTGTTATTGTATTTACAATCTTCTGGAAGAGGTTTAATACACAAGGTGCGATTGCAGGATTATTAACGGGGTTAATAACATCATTAGTACTAGTAATATTAAGCCCGAATGTAATGAATCCAGAGGGGACTGCGTTTATTACAGCGAACCCGATATTCCCATTAGCAAATCCTGCAATAATATCGGTGCCGGCAGGTTTCATCGGAGCATTTTTAGGGACATATTTAGGAAAAACTGAATCTGAAGATAAATTTAGAGAAGTAGAAGTGAAATCTGTAACAGGTATCGCACATTCTGAAGTGACACATTAGGAGTGAATTTGACGGTGTGCCAATTTCGCGGCAGAAAAAGAGGGTGAATTTGGCGCCGTGCCAATTTCACCCTCAAATATTTTATCTTTCTTTTACTAGTTTTCCGCCTTCTAATCTTAATATATGATCGGCATATTTAAAAATGCGTTCGTCGTGCGTAATAATGATACATGAACTGTTATTCTCTTTCACACGTTCCCTAATGACTTCCACAACTTGAACTGCACGTTCAAAGTCTAAACTAGCTGTAGGTTCATCTGCTAATATAAGAGAAGGATGATTCATAAATGCACGTGCGATTGCTACACGTTGTTTCTCACCGCCTGATAAGCTTTTAGGATATACTTTAGCGCGGTGTGATAAACCGAATGTTTCAAGTAATTCATCAGCTTTTTTAGCAGCAGCTTTTCGGTCCATTCCATTTTCCAGTGCAACGTGTAACAATTGTTCTTTCACGTTTACGAAAGGTATAAGGTGAGATGCCTGAAAGATAAAACCAATATCATCTAAGCGCATTTTTGTGATGTCGCTTTTAGATAAATTTAATAAAGATTTGTTATTAATAATGACTTCTCCGCTTGTTGGTTGAAGTAATGCGCCGATAATTGTCAATAATGTACTTTTACCTGAACCAGATGGGCCGTATAAACATACGACTTCTCCATCATTTACTGTAAAGTTAATATCTTTAAGAACTTCAGTTGTAGTATCTCCTTGTTTAAATGATTTAGATATATTTTTAACTTCTATCATTATTATTCTCCTCCGATTGCTTGAATTGGATCGATTTTTAACACTTTATAGATTGATAGCATTACTCCGAGTAATGCAACGATCAGGAATAACCCGATTAATAAGAATATTAAGTTAGGATTGAAGAAAAATGGCATTGTTGCAGGTATATTCATATTTATAATGTAAATAATGCCGATGCTTAGTAATACACTGAGCATTACGATTAATATAACTTCCTGCATTAATTTAAAAATCAGTTTGCCGTTACTTGTACCGATTGCTTTTAAAATACCGTACTCTGTTGTTTTTTGAATTGTAATTACATAGAAGAACACAGTAATGACGATAGCTGAAATTAAGAATAAGAAGATTACCATTAAGTTTAATGGCATTTGTTCTGCCTCATAACTTGGTATACCTTTCATCGCTTTGTCTGGTGTTATAATTTTAGAATCTTTTAATTTATTATTTAAATCATCCATTTGTGATTTCGACATTGATTTAATAATCCCTGCGTTTGCTGGCATATTTTTAAAGAAGTTGTTATATGTTTCTTGTGAAACAAGTCCAACTGGCATATGCGCAAACATTTGATGACGTGTAAATTTTGAGATTGTTAAATCAGGGTCTTTATCTTTAACGTTCAATTTATCACCGATAGAGAATACTTTAGATGTATGAGAGTCAAGATTAACTTTATTTTCTGAAGGTAAATTCATATAGTCTTCAGAGATTGTTGCGAGTAAAAATTTCTCGTTTTGTTGTACTTTAACGGGTTGTAATTTTAATAATGGTATATTATTGTCTTCTAAAATTTTCTGGTCATGCGTTGATAATGGTGTATTCATTAAGTTATTATCTGCATCTTTTGAAATGACATAGTGACTTGCATCCATTTGCTCGATGAATGATACGTTATCTTTTCCGAGCCCTTGTGCTAAACTAGATACAAATAAAACTAAGAATGAGAGTAAAAATATAATAGCTGCAATCAGTAAGTATTTCACTTTATAATATTTAATTTCTTTTAGTGCTAAGTTCATAATGATCAACCTTTCGCTTTGTTTGTAATACATATATTAAAGGTAGAATATGAACGGAATATGAACGGAGGACATATAATGCAAAATAATATATTAGTAGTAGATGATGAAGCGGCAATTCGTCGTGAAGTTAAAGAAGGTTTCCTGCGTCATGGTTTTCAAGTGTATGATGCAAGTAACGGAGATGAAGCGATTGAATTGCTGGATAATGAGAGTGTCGATTTATGTATCGTTGATATTATGATGCCGGGGATTGATGGATTCAAGTTATGTGAACAAATAAAGCAAGACTATGCATTGCCTGTCATAATGTTAACAGCACGTGATGCACTCGGAGATAAACGTATAGCATTTCAGGCAGGAAGTGATGATTATGTTACTAAGCCATTTGAAATTGAGGAGGTTATCTTTCGTGCGCAGGCGATATTAAAGCGTTATGAGAAATCAGTAGAGAAAGTGAAGTTCGGAAAGCTGACGATAGATGCTGAAAGTTATGAAGTGACGATGGAGGATGAAGCTTTATACATTCCGAGAAAGGAGTTTGAACTGCTTTATTATTTAGTGAGACATTATCCGAAAGTTGCAACGAGAGAACAACTAATAGAAGAAATATGGGGATTTGATTTTGATGGAGATGAGCGAACAGTGGACGTGCATGTGAAGCGCATTCGTAAAAGGTTAGGGGCATTTGATAGTGGTGTTGAAATACAGACGGTTCGTGGAGTAGGATATAAGGTACATCATGTTTAAGCGACTATCGACACGATTTATTATCGGCACATTCCACGTTATTCTCGTTAGCTCGTTGCTTTCGTTTATCATTGCAAACATATATTATCATGTAACACTAAAAGAACAGAACGACACACGTATAACGAATACTTTAATAACTCAGAAGAAATATATTGAATCACATCCGGAAATAAAACCTGAAGCGTTTTTTATGCAACTTGCAAATTTAAACTTTCAAGTTATCGCAGTTAAAGATGGTAAGAAAGCTTTCTATGGCACACCGTTCAGGGTGAAAAACTTACCTGATAACGGTCCGTTAACTGAAACATATCATGGCATTAAAGAACGACCATTTAATGTGTTTATTACCGGTTTCTTTGATAACGAGACGAGGAATACAGTTGGTATGCCGATGCAGGTTAACGGTAAAACATATGATGTATACATTCGACCGGATGTTGGAGAGAGCA from Macrococcus armenti carries:
- a CDS encoding pyridoxamine 5'-phosphate oxidase family protein, with the translated sequence MNQKESYDKLFELLEKNDIAMMTTIQDNKLVSRPMSYQDVDDSGDIWFMSTRTEKTEEIEKDNRVNLSFAKKGYVSIAGNAFIINDNEKIKQYWNKGIEAFLKIKLEDPNVVLIKVVPKSAEYWATDESVKTVIEGIKSLVSNDKGSNKDSSINESLDLK
- a CDS encoding alanine/glycine:cation symporter family protein encodes the protein MEGIVSFLNEIVWSKPLVYGLLITGISFSLLMKFFQVRHLKEMIRLMFQGEKSPTGISSFQAIALSLAGRVGTGNIVGVSTAVYIGGPGAVFWMWMTAFLGASSAFIESTLAQIYKREINGEYRGGPAYYIESGMKGGFAKGYAALFAVLAIISTALLLPGIQSNAIASSMKNAFGVEGWIIGVVLAIVLALIIFGGVRWIASVATAVVPFMAILYILLAVVIIVINFDKVPGLIALIIKSAFNMESAFGGILGAMIEIGVKRGLYSNEAGQGTGPHPAAAAEVSHPAKQGLVQSFSVYVDTLFVCTATALIILLSGTFNTTDGTMKGDMPNLIKDGGIYAVNADGVKDYSGTAMYVQAGIDKAFHGSGYQFDPAYSGIGSYFVAIALFFFAFTTILAYAYIAETNVSYLTKNSSVSLNKFLINVARLIIVGATFYGAIKTADVAWAMGDLGVGLMAWCNIIAIWILHKPALRALKDFERQKKEKGSGKYAIYQPDPNELPNAKFWLEDYPKRLREENIEG
- a CDS encoding DUF485 domain-containing protein; protein product: MMKQYDYNAIANDEKFKQLQKSRKSFIFPISLFFIVATVLFPILTGYTTILNNEAFWNISWAWVYAFLLFVMVWTLVTIYMKKAKQFDLESERIIQEYRQEDE
- a CDS encoding solute symporter family protein → MNATVIIMFLVFVSLTLLITYFASKRTNSAEDFYTAGGGLTGWQNGLAIAGDYLSAASFLGIAGAIALWGFDGFFYSIGYLTAYLIVLYIVAEPLRNLGKYTLADMIAARFELKKVRATAAVSSITIVIFYMLAQLVGAGALIQLLFHIPYTWAVIIVGIMMTIYVLFGGMTATSWVQMVKAVLLMIGTIIISFLVLKHFNFSIINMFGAMKEINAPELKGEYINPGSQGKSPLDNISLIVALLFGTAGLPHILMRFFTVSDAKTARSSVMWATWIIGIFYILTIFLGFGAASLLSRAEIINANPAGNMAAPLLAEKLGGDVLMSFVCAVAFATILAVVAGLVLSGASAFAHDIYGEIIKKGNISEREQMKAAKIASLAVSVLSILLALFAQNMNVAFLVSLAFCVAASANLPVIVFTIFWKRFNTQGAIAGLLTGLITSLVLVILSPNVMNPEGTAFITANPIFPLANPAIISVPAGFIGAFLGTYLGKTESEDKFREVEVKSVTGIAHSEVTH
- a CDS encoding ABC transporter ATP-binding protein, giving the protein MIEVKNISKSFKQGDTTTEVLKDINFTVNDGEVVCLYGPSGSGKSTLLTIIGALLQPTSGEVIINNKSLLNLSKSDITKMRLDDIGFIFQASHLIPFVNVKEQLLHVALENGMDRKAAAKKADELLETFGLSHRAKVYPKSLSGGEKQRVAIARAFMNHPSLILADEPTASLDFERAVQVVEVIRERVKENNSSCIIITHDERIFKYADHILRLEGGKLVKER
- a CDS encoding ABC transporter permease, encoding MNLALKEIKYYKVKYLLIAAIIFLLSFLVLFVSSLAQGLGKDNVSFIEQMDASHYVISKDADNNLMNTPLSTHDQKILEDNNIPLLKLQPVKVQQNEKFLLATISEDYMNLPSENKVNLDSHTSKVFSIGDKLNVKDKDPDLTISKFTRHQMFAHMPVGLVSQETYNNFFKNMPANAGIIKSMSKSQMDDLNNKLKDSKIITPDKAMKGIPSYEAEQMPLNLMVIFLFLISAIVITVFFYVITIQKTTEYGILKAIGTSNGKLIFKLMQEVILIVMLSVLLSIGIIYIINMNIPATMPFFFNPNLIFLLIGLFLIVALLGVMLSIYKVLKIDPIQAIGGE
- a CDS encoding response regulator transcription factor — protein: MQNNILVVDDEAAIRREVKEGFLRHGFQVYDASNGDEAIELLDNESVDLCIVDIMMPGIDGFKLCEQIKQDYALPVIMLTARDALGDKRIAFQAGSDDYVTKPFEIEEVIFRAQAILKRYEKSVEKVKFGKLTIDAESYEVTMEDEALYIPRKEFELLYYLVRHYPKVATREQLIEEIWGFDFDGDERTVDVHVKRIRKRLGAFDSGVEIQTVRGVGYKVHHV